ttattttttcttcaacgTATACACTGTTCCTATTTTATTTCGTTCAACAATTGCACACGATTTTATCGCTAATTAGTATTTATTATGCactaatatcattattctATACCCACTTTATTCCTATATAATTACATTTCATTACCTAAAGAGTTGTATATGCATCATTTTacttatattttgataCTTTGTTAAATAGTTAGTGTTGTGTTATTATAGAGcatattttaatgaataataatatatagaattatttaaattttggtaATTCTGGTTCTAAGCCTAAAATAATAGTTCTTATCTTATCTGAACATTCAAGTTCTAAATAGTTTTCTAacatatttcttaatttagaaatttctTTGTTGATTGGTAGTGAATTATATGAACCACTATTTAGTAAGACTGAAAAAACTTCCTTCCAAATATCCTGTTTccaatatcttttaaaaggTGATCTTAATTTGAACGTCCCATCTTTTAATCTAATTGTGTCAATCACGGTACCGTATAGCATCATATGTATTATACTTGCTAATCCATAGTAATCAATTTCATAGCTCCAAGGCAATCCGGTTCTCATCTCATAACAGTCTTGTTGATCAGTTTTCCAATTAGctaaaaattttgtttcttttggTAGAAGAGTCATGTCAAAAGATCTACCAAAAtcaatcaaaaaaatacccTTATGAGACCATCCATTTTCTCCTTTAGTATTATAGCCTCGTAAAGTGCAAGGATCAAATCGTAACATGCAATTATCGGGCTTTAAATCACCATGAATGATACCCACAGTGTGTATCTTCTCAATCacttttattaattcaattgtgaaaaaaatgcatAATTCCTCCTCTAATGATGCTTTAGAATTTTCTCTGTATAAATTTAAGAGATCCAATAATGTGCCTTGAGTAACATAATTGAGAACAAGATAACTTTCATCTTGAAAATAGTGCAAAGAAGATGtcttaataattgaatttaatatattttcctCATGTAATCTATGTTCTAGttgttttaatatatagaaCTCCCAAAATGTATGAGGtttttcaacttttaaAGCTTTTAGACATCCTGAACTTGATTCCGCTAAGTATACTGTAGCAAAACCACCTTCACCTAGCTCTCCTCTAATACAATACCAGTCATTCTCCTTCTTAAATTCCACAATCGgtgatttattattgtttttcgAAGCTTCgtgtatttttttcaaagtggaacttttttttaagggATTAtcataatgaaaaaatgttTGATAACTTTCTAAAGAGGGATTAATGTTAGCCAAAAGGCTTTTACgtaaattaatatctaGGGGATCTgagataatattatatccATCAGATATGTTATTCACATTATTATCTTCTAAGTCACGTATTTCTTGTAAGATTTGTTTATCTTGTAAGGATTCTGATATAACTTGATCATATCTCCCTGGCTGTTGACTAACCTTTTCCTCGGGCTGAGTTGTAAATGGTGAACTAAACACAGATTCAGACTTAGAATAATCGAGAGAATCTTTTGCTTGATTATCAGAAATATTCATTGTATGTTCCGTATGTTCTTTTATTGGTGTCATGTATTGCTTTTGCTGGGGATCTGAGGATGTTGCTGTGTTTCTCTCCCGTACTTTTTCGTTGTTTTTGGAAAGATCAAGGTCTATGTCAAAGTTTCCAATATCAGTagcattaatattattaattggggcgatatttttatcatctaATAGCTTTTCTGTATTCGAGTTTGAATCACTTACATCCTCCTCATTTGGTTTAACTTCTGTTAAATCTTCTAAGTTAGGCTTTGACAGCTCTTCTGTATTATTATCGTACATTGTAAATCCACGGGTGGTATCGTCCTTATTTGATTCAACAAAATCTTGGTTAAACATAGAGTATACTTCATTCACTGCTCCTTTTGAATAAAACGTCATGGTTGGAGAACCTGGGGTTCCTTCATTGTTTACCTTAGGGATATGAAAGGTTTCTGTGTTATTAGTATCCTGGTTATAATTCAGAGGTTCGTTATTATGAATTGTATCATTAAGTGGAAGTGTTGTCGTTTCAGTAACATTTTTGTAAGGTAAACTTTCTTCCTTAGACAACGAAATAGATTTCTTGACTTGTAATGCTTGTCTAGAGACAGGTATTTTGGATGGTTCTGGAGTTGGCAGttcatcattaaatatttttagtttcTTGGATGTTTCTGgtttatttatcaaatttgTCGTTGGTTGTGTCTctatagaattattttgagTAATTGCTAGAATTGGAGCTACTTCATTATCCTTGAAAATGTATGAAGCTTTTCTCTTTTTGGCCTGTAAAGTGTCCATTTGATGTGTAGTCTTTACTTCTATTTTTTGAGGGTATTCATGTCTCAGCTGTTTATATATACCTCTAGAAATagctaataattcttcaatgcAATATTCTTCATTGGATTCAGTAGGAAATAGTAGATTAAAATTACaatctattttttcttttttcctGCCTTGTATTTCTACAATTTTATAAACAGGATCAGAAGAACCAAGACTATCTCTAAATATAGATAGTTTATGTCCATCACTAGGATTTAAAACCTTGTTGAATCCTACTTCTTGCTTCAATTTACCAATATTTGATCCATTAGAGATTGATCCAtccaaaattttattttctttagttCGATGGAGTTTGGAAT
The window above is part of the Henningerozyma blattae CBS 6284 chromosome 2, complete genome genome. Proteins encoded here:
- the TBLA0B06620 gene encoding protein kinase BUB1 (similar to Saccharomyces cerevisiae BUB1 (YGR188C) and MAD3 (YJL013C); ancestral locus Anc_5.162); translated protein: MENTNFEVIESNKENILPLKDGRSAHVLATVLDQDSSTINSTRIKFEKRILEEVEDSDDPLNIFIEYITWINHVYTQGGTLKQSGMLEVMERCLVYFKDMDPYKNDPRYLKIWLEYIELFASDSFSESRDIYIYMIRKKIAIKLTLFYEDFSQLLFDNRYYYDSYQILQMGLRENSLPQKRLKNRIKLLEQEFTNRKIDIDSVSNALLDMNNVELPSIVLGKEKNDILLQDSEATYNSTTKPNNGKYTIFRDEPSAKKNIGVFDETIRRAPWDVFDSKLHRTKENKILDGSISNGSNIGKLKQEVGFNKVLNPSDGHKLSIFRDSLGSSDPVYKIVEIQGRKKEKIDCNFNLLFPTESNEEYCIEELLAISRGIYKQLRHEYPQKIEVKTTHQMDTLQAKKRKASYIFKDNEVAPILAITQNNSIETQPTTNLINKPETSKKLKIFNDELPTPEPSKIPVSRQALQVKKSISLSKEESLPYKNVTETTTLPLNDTIHNNEPLNYNQDTNNTETFHIPKVNNEGTPGSPTMTFYSKGAVNEVYSMFNQDFVESNKDDTTRGFTMYDNNTEELSKPNLEDLTEVKPNEEDVSDSNSNTEKLLDDKNIAPINNINATDIGNFDIDLDLSKNNEKVRERNTATSSDPQQKQYMTPIKEHTEHTMNISDNQAKDSLDYSKSESVFSSPFTTQPEEKVSQQPGRYDQVISESLQDKQILQEIRDLEDNNVNNISDGYNIISDPLDINLRKSLLANINPSLESYQTFFHYDNPLKKSSTLKKIHEASKNNNKSPIVEFKKENDWYCIRGELGEGGFATVYLAESSSGCLKALKVEKPHTFWEFYILKQLEHRLHEENILNSIIKTSSLHYFQDESYLVLNYVTQGTLLDLLNLYRENSKASLEEELCIFFTIELIKVIEKIHTVGIIHGDLKPDNCMLRFDPCTLRGYNTKGENGWSHKGIFLIDFGRSFDMTLLPKETKFLANWKTDQQDCYEMRTGLPWSYEIDYYGLASIIHMMLYGTVIDTIRLKDGTFKLRSPFKRYWKQDIWKEVFSVLLNSGSYNSLPINKEISKLRNMLENYLELECSDKIRTIILGLEPELPKFK